In Thiohalospira halophila DSM 15071, the following proteins share a genomic window:
- a CDS encoding M16 family metallopeptidase — protein MRWNILPKGVRVGLLAGLLAMLPAAPALAKVHTTELENGMTVLVETDRRAPTVVSQVWYGVGSSYEPGGITGVSHILEHMMFKGTEEVGPGEFSRIIKRLGGRENAFTGRDYTAYFEQLAADQLDRALELEADRMVNLRLDPEEFASERDVVMEERRLRTEDQPAARLREAFNATAWMASPYGQPIIGWMDDLANMELNDLQGWYERFYTPANATLVVVGDVEPGAVFAAARRHFGDLEGGEAPTIKPRREPDQTGPREVVVRVPARVPQVRAGYKVPALNTAAERDDAYALEVAAGLLAGGDSARLPRRLVREREIAASASAGYGLYDRMDTLFTLTGTPSENTEPRDLVAALREEARALAEGEIEADELERVKAQVVASEVYQRDSQFYKAMRRGLTETVGLGWEVVDEYADRVEAVTAEDVRRVAEEYFREDRLTVAILEPEGSGPAPQQQPSTGGMTHGN, from the coding sequence ATGCGCTGGAACATACTCCCCAAGGGGGTCCGGGTCGGGCTCCTGGCCGGCCTGCTGGCAATGCTGCCCGCCGCCCCCGCCCTGGCCAAGGTCCACACCACCGAGCTGGAGAACGGCATGACCGTGCTGGTGGAGACCGACCGCCGGGCACCCACCGTGGTCTCCCAGGTCTGGTACGGCGTGGGCTCGAGCTACGAACCCGGCGGCATCACCGGGGTGAGCCACATCCTCGAGCACATGATGTTCAAGGGGACCGAGGAGGTGGGCCCCGGCGAGTTCTCCCGGATCATCAAGCGCCTGGGCGGCCGCGAGAACGCCTTCACCGGCCGCGACTACACCGCCTACTTCGAGCAGCTCGCCGCCGACCAGCTCGACCGCGCCCTGGAGCTGGAGGCGGATCGCATGGTCAACCTCCGGCTGGACCCGGAGGAGTTTGCCAGCGAGCGCGATGTGGTCATGGAGGAGCGGCGCCTGCGCACCGAGGACCAGCCCGCCGCCCGGCTGCGCGAGGCCTTCAACGCCACTGCCTGGATGGCCTCCCCCTACGGCCAGCCCATCATCGGCTGGATGGACGACCTGGCCAACATGGAGCTGAACGACCTCCAGGGCTGGTACGAGCGCTTCTACACCCCGGCCAACGCCACCCTGGTGGTGGTGGGTGATGTCGAGCCCGGGGCCGTCTTCGCCGCGGCCCGCCGCCACTTCGGCGACCTGGAGGGTGGCGAGGCGCCGACCATCAAGCCGCGCCGGGAGCCGGACCAGACCGGCCCCCGGGAGGTGGTGGTCCGCGTCCCCGCCCGGGTGCCGCAGGTGCGCGCGGGCTACAAGGTGCCGGCGCTGAATACCGCCGCCGAGCGGGACGACGCCTACGCCCTGGAGGTGGCCGCCGGCCTCCTGGCCGGGGGCGACAGTGCCCGCCTGCCGCGGCGGCTGGTGCGCGAACGCGAGATCGCCGCCTCTGCCTCCGCCGGCTACGGCCTCTACGACCGCATGGATACCCTGTTCACCCTCACCGGGACCCCCTCGGAGAATACCGAACCCCGGGACCTGGTAGCGGCCCTGCGCGAGGAGGCCCGCGCCCTGGCCGAGGGCGAGATCGAGGCCGACGAGCTGGAGCGGGTGAAGGCCCAGGTGGTCGCCTCCGAGGTCTACCAGCGCGACTCCCAGTTCTACAAGGCCATGCGCCGCGGCCTCACCGAGACCGTCGGGCTCGGCTGGGAGGTGGTGGACGAGTACGCCGACCGGGTGGAGGCGGTGACCGCCGAGGATGTCCGCCGGGTCGCCGAGGAGTATTTCCGCGAGGACCGGCTCACCGTCGCCATCCTGGAGCCGGAAGGGAGCGGTCCCGCGCCGCAGCAGCAGCCGTCCACCGGGGGGATGACCCATGGCAACTAG
- the ftsY gene encoding signal recognition particle-docking protein FtsY, with protein MFGFRKRKGKGSDPEAPEEYQPEGAPEEASEAEAADEAAPEPKEEPTEEPAAPGPSPADEDEGAEKKGGLFGRLRERLAKTRSSLAEGLGALVLGRKEIDDELLEDLETQLLTADVGVTATQRIIDDLTRRVSRKELTDPQALVGTLREELTALLAPAARPLTLPEDQEGPFVLLMVGVNGTGKTTTIGKLAQRYRAEGREVVLGAADTFRAAAAEQLQEWGERTGVPVIRGPEGGDPGAVAHDAVEAGRARGADVVIIDTAGRLHTQDNLMEELAKVRRVIAKQLPDAPHETMLVIDGGTGQNALSQARQFNQSVPLTGLTVTKLDGTARGGVLFALAAELEGVAIRFIGVGESAEDLRPFDAAEFVDALFEE; from the coding sequence ATGTTCGGTTTCCGAAAGCGCAAGGGAAAGGGGTCCGACCCGGAGGCCCCGGAAGAATACCAGCCGGAAGGGGCCCCGGAGGAGGCATCGGAGGCGGAGGCCGCCGACGAAGCCGCCCCGGAGCCGAAGGAGGAGCCAACCGAGGAGCCCGCCGCCCCGGGACCGTCCCCCGCCGACGAGGACGAGGGTGCGGAGAAGAAGGGCGGCCTCTTCGGCCGGCTGCGCGAGCGCCTGGCGAAGACCCGCTCCAGTCTCGCCGAGGGGCTGGGGGCGCTGGTCCTCGGGCGCAAGGAGATCGACGACGAGCTCCTGGAGGACCTGGAGACCCAGCTGCTCACCGCCGATGTCGGTGTTACCGCCACCCAGCGGATCATCGACGACCTCACCCGCCGGGTCTCGCGCAAGGAGCTCACCGACCCCCAGGCCCTGGTGGGCACCCTCCGCGAGGAGCTCACCGCTCTGCTGGCCCCGGCCGCCCGGCCACTGACCCTCCCCGAGGACCAGGAGGGGCCCTTCGTCCTCCTCATGGTGGGAGTCAACGGCACCGGCAAGACCACCACCATCGGCAAGCTCGCCCAGCGCTACCGCGCCGAGGGGCGCGAGGTGGTCCTGGGCGCGGCGGACACCTTCCGCGCCGCCGCCGCCGAGCAGCTCCAGGAGTGGGGCGAGCGCACCGGCGTCCCGGTGATCCGCGGGCCCGAGGGGGGCGATCCGGGGGCCGTGGCCCACGACGCCGTGGAGGCCGGCCGCGCCCGGGGAGCCGACGTGGTCATCATCGACACCGCCGGCCGGCTGCATACCCAGGACAACCTCATGGAGGAGCTGGCCAAGGTGCGCCGGGTCATCGCCAAGCAGCTGCCCGACGCGCCCCACGAGACCATGCTGGTCATCGACGGCGGCACCGGCCAGAACGCCCTCTCCCAGGCCAGGCAGTTCAACCAGTCGGTCCCGCTCACCGGGCTGACGGTGACCAAGCTCGACGGCACCGCCCGGGGCGGCGTCCTCTTCGCCCTGGCGGCGGAGCTGGAGGGGGTCGCCATCCGCTTCATCGGCGTGGGCGAGTCGGCGGAGGACCTGCGCCCCTTCGATGCGGCGGAGTTCGTCGACGCCCTCTTCGAGGAGTAG
- the ftsE gene encoding cell division ATP-binding protein FtsE, whose product MAVVELHHVFKRYPQGHEALRDINLTLEAGEMAFLTGHSGAGKSTLLKLIALMERPSQGQMFVAGRNVTKIRRRQIPFLRRRVGVIFQDHRLLFDRDVYTNVALPLIIAGFRHQEVGRRVRAALDMVGLLDKERRYPITLSGGEAQRVGIARAVVNKPDLLLADEPTGNLDPALSREIMGLFEQFNQVGVATLIASHDLDLIGQLGRRTLSLREGRLLGERAEVPA is encoded by the coding sequence GTGGCCGTCGTCGAGCTCCACCACGTCTTCAAGCGCTACCCCCAGGGCCACGAGGCGCTGCGCGACATCAACCTCACCCTGGAGGCGGGGGAGATGGCCTTCCTCACCGGCCACTCCGGCGCCGGCAAGTCCACTCTGCTCAAGCTCATCGCCCTCATGGAACGCCCCTCCCAGGGGCAGATGTTCGTGGCCGGCCGCAATGTCACCAAGATCCGGCGACGCCAGATCCCCTTCCTGCGCCGCCGGGTCGGGGTGATCTTCCAGGACCACCGACTGCTCTTCGACCGCGACGTCTACACCAACGTCGCCCTGCCGCTGATCATCGCCGGCTTCCGCCACCAGGAGGTGGGCCGCCGCGTGCGCGCCGCCCTGGACATGGTGGGCCTGCTGGACAAGGAGCGCCGCTACCCCATCACGCTCTCCGGCGGCGAGGCCCAGCGCGTGGGCATCGCCCGGGCAGTGGTGAACAAGCCCGACCTGCTCCTGGCGGACGAGCCCACCGGTAACCTCGACCCGGCGCTCTCCCGGGAGATCATGGGGCTGTTCGAGCAGTTCAATCAGGTGGGCGTGGCCACCCTCATCGCCTCCCACGACCTGGACCTCATCGGCCAGCTGGGGCGGCGCACCCTGAGCCTGCGCGAGGGGCGACTCCTGGGCGAGCGCGCGGAGGTGCCGGCGTGA
- the ftsX gene encoding permease-like cell division protein FtsX, which yields MSRAHPNRGASRGMPREALRGRLDQHRDEAADSLRRLLAAPLSSLLTAAVIAIALALPAALQTLVETASGVAAGWDREASRISVFMGLDRDREEARELVGRVEGREDVIAVRLIPREEALERFREQSGLDTVLDSLEENPLPHTLVVQPTAGSPEAIAELGDALAELDGVDRVRLDRAWLERLQALLATGERLALLLFGLLGVGVLLIVGNTIRLAIASRREEIAITQLIGATDAFIRRPFLYMGLWYGLFGGLLAVVLVNTGLVLLRAPVDRLAALYDSTFTLNWLPVDIAGATVGLGVLLGLTGAWFEVGRHLRATAPR from the coding sequence GTGAGTCGCGCCCATCCCAACCGCGGCGCTTCCCGCGGGATGCCCCGGGAGGCCCTGCGCGGGCGGCTGGACCAGCACCGGGACGAGGCGGCGGACAGCCTCCGCCGACTCCTCGCCGCCCCCCTCTCCTCGCTGCTCACGGCGGCGGTCATCGCCATCGCCCTGGCGCTGCCGGCCGCCCTGCAGACCCTGGTGGAGACGGCCAGCGGGGTGGCCGCCGGCTGGGACCGCGAGGCGTCCCGGATCTCCGTGTTCATGGGACTCGACCGGGATCGCGAAGAGGCCCGGGAGCTGGTGGGCCGCGTGGAGGGCCGGGAGGATGTCATCGCCGTACGCCTCATCCCCCGGGAGGAGGCACTGGAACGGTTCCGCGAGCAGTCCGGCCTGGACACGGTCCTGGACAGCCTGGAGGAGAACCCCCTCCCGCATACCCTGGTGGTCCAGCCCACGGCCGGCTCCCCGGAGGCCATCGCGGAGCTGGGTGATGCCCTGGCCGAACTGGACGGCGTCGACCGCGTGCGGCTGGACCGGGCGTGGCTGGAACGCCTCCAGGCACTGCTGGCCACCGGAGAGCGCCTGGCGCTGCTGCTGTTCGGGCTCCTGGGGGTGGGCGTACTGCTCATCGTCGGCAACACCATCCGCCTGGCCATCGCCAGCCGGCGGGAGGAGATCGCCATTACCCAGCTCATCGGCGCCACGGACGCCTTCATCCGCCGCCCCTTCCTCTACATGGGCCTCTGGTACGGCCTCTTCGGCGGGCTGCTCGCAGTGGTCCTGGTCAATACCGGCCTGGTCCTGCTGCGCGCGCCGGTGGACCGCCTGGCCGCCCTCTACGACAGCACCTTCACCCTGAACTGGCTGCCGGTGGACATTGCCGGGGCCACGGTGGGTCTGGGGGTCCTCCTGGGGCTGACCGGGGCCTGGTTCGAGGTGGGTCGCCATCTGCGCGCCACCGCGCCCCGCTGA
- the rpoH gene encoding RNA polymerase sigma factor RpoH: MTMPDKALQTAIPTGSLEAYTRSVNAVPMLTADEEYNLARRYHDNNDLEAARQLVLSHLRFVVRIARGYNGYGLPQADLIQEGNIGLMKAVKRFDPGIGVRLVSFAVHWVRAEMHEYILRNWRIVKVATTKAQRKLFFNLRNAKKRLGWFTREEVESVAEDLGVSTDSVLEMESRLANQDTPFDYSGVDDDEGYLPPAPAGYLQDNSEDPARRVEEAESEAFQTEQIRDALAALDDRSRDILQRRWLAEDKATLQTLADEYGVSAERIRQLEKAAMGKLRCSLDVLAA, from the coding sequence ATGACCATGCCCGACAAAGCCCTGCAGACCGCGATCCCCACCGGGAGTCTGGAGGCTTACACCCGGAGCGTGAACGCCGTCCCCATGCTGACCGCCGACGAGGAGTACAACCTCGCCCGGCGCTACCACGACAACAACGACCTGGAGGCGGCACGCCAGCTGGTGCTCTCCCACCTGCGCTTCGTGGTCCGGATCGCCCGTGGCTACAACGGCTACGGCCTGCCCCAGGCGGACCTCATCCAGGAGGGCAACATCGGCCTGATGAAGGCGGTGAAGCGCTTCGACCCGGGCATCGGTGTCCGCCTGGTCTCCTTCGCCGTGCACTGGGTCCGGGCGGAGATGCACGAGTACATCCTCCGCAACTGGCGGATCGTGAAGGTGGCCACCACCAAGGCCCAGCGCAAGCTCTTCTTCAACCTGCGCAATGCCAAGAAGCGGCTGGGCTGGTTCACCCGGGAAGAGGTGGAATCGGTGGCCGAGGACCTGGGAGTGAGCACCGACTCCGTGCTGGAGATGGAGTCGCGCCTGGCCAACCAGGACACGCCCTTCGACTACTCCGGCGTCGACGACGACGAGGGCTACCTGCCCCCGGCGCCGGCCGGCTACCTCCAGGACAACTCCGAGGATCCGGCCCGTCGAGTGGAAGAGGCCGAAAGCGAGGCCTTCCAGACCGAGCAGATCCGCGACGCCCTGGCCGCACTGGACGACCGCAGCCGGGACATCCTCCAGCGGCGCTGGCTGGCCGAGGACAAGGCCACTCTGCAGACCCTGGCCGACGAGTACGGCGTCTCCGCCGAGCGGATCCGACAGTTGGAGAAGGCGGCCATGGGCAAGCTCCGGTGCTCGCTGGACGTGCTGGCGGCCTGA
- the ilvD gene encoding dihydroxy-acid dehydratase: MPDYRSWTTTHGRNMAGARALWRATGMNDGDFDKPIIAVANSFTQFVPGHVHLKDLGQMVAREIEAAGGVAKEFDTIAVDDGIAMGHGGMLYSLPSREIIADSVEYMVNAHCADALVCISNCDKITPGMLNAAMRLNIPTIFVSGGPMESGKAVIGGQEVHLDLVDAMVSAASPEQSDEDVNTMERSACPTCGSCSGMFTANSMNCLTEALGLALPGNGSTLATHADRKELFLRAGRTIVDMARRYYEGEDSSVLPRSVAPFEAFENAMSLDIAMGGSTNTILHLLAAAQEGEVPFTMADIDRLSRRVPNLCKVAPATQRYHMEDVHRAGGVYGILGELERGGLLHANVPTVHTPTLGEALEQWDIRRTDDEGVAQFYRAGPGNVRTQEAFSQERRWPALDTDRSEGCIRDIDHAYSTEGGLAVLEGNLAPRGCVVKTAGVDESILTFTGPARIFESQEAAVEGILGDRVNAGDVVIIRYEGPRGGPGMQEMLYPTSYLKSRGLGKDCALITDGRFSGGTSGLSIGHVSPEAAEGGAIGLVEEGDTIEIDIPARSIRIAVDDAELERRRQAMNDRGEAAWLPAVRQRPVSQALRAYAALTTSADRGAVRDVDQIRRLFG, translated from the coding sequence ATGCCCGACTATCGCTCCTGGACCACCACCCATGGCCGTAACATGGCCGGGGCCCGCGCCCTGTGGCGGGCCACGGGGATGAACGACGGCGATTTCGACAAGCCCATCATCGCCGTCGCCAACTCCTTCACCCAGTTCGTGCCCGGCCACGTCCACCTCAAGGACCTGGGGCAGATGGTGGCGCGGGAGATCGAGGCGGCCGGCGGGGTGGCCAAGGAGTTCGACACCATCGCCGTGGACGACGGCATCGCCATGGGCCACGGCGGTATGCTCTATTCCCTGCCCTCCCGGGAGATCATCGCCGACTCCGTGGAGTACATGGTCAACGCCCACTGCGCCGATGCGCTGGTCTGCATCTCCAACTGCGACAAGATCACCCCCGGCATGCTCAACGCCGCCATGCGGCTGAACATCCCGACGATCTTCGTCTCCGGCGGTCCCATGGAGTCGGGCAAGGCGGTCATCGGCGGCCAGGAGGTCCACCTGGACCTGGTGGATGCCATGGTCTCGGCGGCCAGCCCCGAGCAGTCCGACGAGGACGTGAACACCATGGAGCGCTCCGCCTGCCCCACCTGCGGCTCCTGCTCCGGGATGTTCACCGCCAACTCCATGAACTGCCTCACCGAGGCCCTGGGGCTGGCGCTGCCGGGCAACGGCTCCACCCTGGCGACCCACGCCGACCGCAAGGAGCTCTTCCTGCGCGCCGGGCGTACCATCGTGGACATGGCCCGGCGCTACTACGAGGGCGAGGACAGCTCGGTGCTGCCGCGCTCGGTGGCCCCCTTCGAGGCCTTCGAGAACGCCATGAGCCTGGACATCGCCATGGGCGGCTCCACCAATACCATCCTCCACCTGCTGGCGGCGGCCCAGGAGGGGGAGGTGCCCTTCACCATGGCCGACATCGACCGGCTCTCCCGCCGGGTGCCCAACCTCTGCAAGGTGGCCCCGGCCACCCAGCGCTACCACATGGAGGATGTCCACCGCGCCGGCGGCGTCTACGGGATCCTGGGGGAGCTGGAGCGCGGCGGCCTGCTCCACGCCAACGTCCCCACCGTCCACACCCCGACCCTGGGCGAGGCCCTGGAGCAGTGGGACATCCGGCGCACCGACGACGAGGGCGTGGCGCAGTTCTACCGCGCCGGGCCGGGCAATGTCCGCACCCAGGAGGCCTTCAGCCAGGAGCGGCGCTGGCCGGCGCTGGATACCGATCGCAGCGAGGGCTGCATTCGCGACATCGACCACGCCTACTCCACCGAGGGCGGCCTGGCGGTGCTGGAGGGCAACCTCGCCCCGCGCGGCTGCGTGGTGAAGACCGCCGGGGTGGACGAGTCCATCCTCACCTTCACCGGGCCGGCCCGGATCTTCGAGAGCCAGGAGGCCGCCGTGGAGGGGATCCTGGGGGACCGGGTGAACGCCGGCGACGTGGTCATCATCCGCTACGAGGGGCCGCGGGGCGGGCCGGGCATGCAGGAGATGCTCTACCCCACCTCCTACCTCAAGTCGCGCGGCCTCGGGAAGGACTGTGCCCTCATCACCGACGGCCGCTTCTCCGGCGGGACCTCGGGGCTGTCCATCGGCCACGTCTCCCCGGAGGCCGCCGAGGGTGGCGCCATCGGCCTGGTGGAGGAGGGCGACACCATCGAGATCGATATCCCGGCACGTTCCATCCGCATCGCCGTGGACGATGCCGAGCTGGAACGGCGTCGCCAGGCCATGAATGACCGGGGCGAGGCGGCGTGGCTGCCCGCGGTACGCCAGCGCCCGGTGAGCCAGGCCCTGCGCGCCTACGCGGCACTTACCACCTCCGCGGATCGCGGTGCGGTGCGCGACGTTGACCAGATCCGGCGGCTGTTCGGCTGA
- a CDS encoding class I SAM-dependent methyltransferase, producing the protein MQSSARFLKKFLDSPATVGSIIPSSRMLVSAMLSPVDWARAETIVELGAGTGVITRAIEGRRRSDSTFLAFESDPQMRAELGRRYPDALLEDDAFHMHAALERRGLENADCVISGLPFANFPRNQQAGLITAIHDALRPGGLFVAFQYTRQLQPYLDSTYGDIARRLVLFNVPPALVYICRKGE; encoded by the coding sequence ATGCAGAGTTCCGCCCGCTTCCTCAAGAAGTTCCTCGATTCGCCGGCTACCGTCGGGAGCATCATCCCGAGTTCGCGGATGCTGGTCTCGGCCATGCTCTCGCCGGTGGACTGGGCGCGGGCGGAGACCATCGTGGAGCTCGGGGCCGGCACCGGCGTCATCACCCGGGCCATCGAGGGGCGCCGCCGCTCGGACTCCACCTTTCTCGCCTTCGAGAGCGACCCGCAGATGCGAGCCGAACTCGGGCGGCGCTATCCCGATGCACTGCTGGAGGACGACGCCTTCCACATGCACGCCGCGCTGGAGCGCCGCGGCCTGGAGAATGCCGACTGTGTCATCTCCGGACTGCCCTTCGCCAATTTCCCGCGGAACCAGCAGGCGGGCCTCATCACCGCCATCCATGATGCCCTGCGGCCCGGCGGCCTCTTCGTCGCCTTCCAGTACACCCGCCAGCTTCAGCCCTATCTCGATTCCACCTATGGCGACATCGCCCGCCGCCTGGTGCTGTTCAATGTGCCCCCGGCGCTGGTCTATATCTGCCGCAAGGGGGAGTGA
- a CDS encoding Slp family lipoprotein, with protein sequence MLAGVLALLLAGCASTIPEPIRQPPTDAPTLEQARADVEEYRGTTVRWGGTLLAVENRAEGARLEILARPLESSGRPESADASPGRFVADMDGVADPALFTLGHEITVVGRLDGLVQGRIGDYTYDYPRVVIQHHYLWQPRIQRPDPVGCDPWYDPWYDPWHYRTWPYRRYPCW encoded by the coding sequence TTGCTCGCCGGGGTCCTCGCCCTGTTGCTGGCCGGTTGCGCCTCCACGATACCCGAGCCGATCCGCCAGCCCCCGACGGACGCACCGACGCTGGAACAGGCGCGCGCGGACGTCGAGGAATACCGCGGCACAACGGTCCGCTGGGGCGGCACGCTCCTGGCGGTGGAGAATCGCGCCGAGGGGGCACGGCTGGAGATCCTGGCGCGGCCGCTGGAGAGTAGTGGCCGCCCCGAATCCGCCGATGCCAGTCCCGGTCGCTTCGTCGCCGATATGGACGGCGTGGCAGACCCGGCACTGTTCACCCTCGGCCACGAGATCACCGTGGTCGGACGCCTTGACGGCCTGGTACAGGGCCGCATCGGCGACTACACCTACGATTATCCGCGGGTGGTCATCCAGCACCACTATCTCTGGCAACCCCGCATCCAGCGGCCCGACCCTGTAGGGTGCGACCCTTGGTACGATCCCTGGTACGACCCCTGGCACTATCGAACCTGGCCCTACCGGCGCTACCCCTGCTGGTAG
- a CDS encoding Slp family lipoprotein — MVRSLVRPLALSNLALPALPLLVAALLATVITGCASPPFETGEARRDPAPAAVTEGDVGETFLWGGLILGIDNREDGTTVLEILALPLDDSGRPMTRGAEPGGRFLAVSTEFRDPAEYRAGRQVLALGDLTGFEEGRIGEATYRYPKLAVEALHLWRDDGRSPGSSWHFGIGLGIGL; from the coding sequence TTGGTACGATCCCTGGTACGACCCCTGGCACTATCGAACCTGGCCCTACCGGCGCTACCCCTGCTGGTAGCCGCCCTCCTGGCCACCGTGATAACCGGCTGCGCCAGCCCGCCCTTCGAGACGGGGGAGGCCCGGCGTGATCCGGCGCCAGCCGCGGTCACAGAAGGGGACGTGGGCGAGACCTTCCTCTGGGGCGGCCTGATCCTGGGGATCGACAATCGCGAGGACGGCACCACGGTGCTGGAGATTCTGGCCCTGCCCCTGGATGACTCCGGTCGGCCGATGACCCGGGGGGCCGAGCCCGGTGGACGCTTCCTCGCGGTGAGCACCGAGTTCCGGGATCCGGCCGAGTACCGCGCCGGCCGGCAGGTCCTCGCCCTGGGCGACCTCACCGGCTTCGAGGAGGGCCGCATCGGGGAGGCCACCTACCGCTACCCGAAGCTGGCGGTAGAGGCACTCCATCTGTGGCGCGATGACGGCCGCTCCCCCGGGAGCAGCTGGCACTTCGGCATCGGGCTCGGGATCGGCCTGTAG
- a CDS encoding BCCT family transporter codes for MFEVDVVKRGPLKGMNPVVTLGAATVMVLTLLAGTLATETLAWSLKTMREMVTPFLAWYYVALVAFLLAFVIWLGTGRYKNVRLGGDDERPEFTTLPWLAMLFAAGTGVGLLFWSIAEPILHFSGNPFVEEGATPAAAVAAMRLTYFHWGLTAWGIFASVAIALAYFAYRRGLPLTLRSVFYPLIGHRIHGIPGHAVDIFAVVATVVGVATTLGLGAQQMGTGLSELFGWEQSQQSQLIVIAVVTIAATASVASGVRRGVRRLSELNIWLSMVLLAFFLVLGPTWTLFGYLFQSTGEYLQNFLAHSFWTGVDDHDNWHAEWTVFYWGWWLAWSPFVGMFIARISRGRTLREFVFGVLLMPTIFNFVYIAALGGTAIEMELAGKDGIAAAVQQDVTVALYRTLEVLAPLEWLGVAASAVATLLIAVYFITSADSGTLVINTIMSSGNPHPPMVHRVIWGLAIGFLTAVLVVAGGVATLQDAVIAAALPFSFVLIVMTWGMVQGLREERVAPRPGRKQRLSAEPWTGADTDAEL; via the coding sequence ATGTTCGAAGTGGACGTAGTCAAGCGCGGGCCGCTCAAGGGGATGAACCCGGTAGTGACCCTGGGGGCTGCGACCGTGATGGTCCTGACCCTCCTGGCCGGAACCCTGGCCACGGAGACCCTGGCCTGGAGCCTGAAGACCATGCGGGAGATGGTGACCCCCTTCCTCGCCTGGTACTACGTGGCGCTGGTGGCCTTCCTGCTCGCCTTCGTGATCTGGCTGGGCACGGGCCGCTACAAGAACGTCCGCCTGGGCGGAGACGACGAGCGGCCGGAGTTCACCACCCTGCCCTGGCTGGCCATGCTCTTCGCCGCCGGCACGGGGGTGGGCCTGCTCTTCTGGTCCATCGCCGAGCCCATCCTCCACTTCTCCGGCAACCCCTTCGTGGAAGAGGGGGCGACCCCGGCGGCGGCCGTCGCCGCCATGCGGCTGACCTACTTCCACTGGGGGCTCACGGCGTGGGGCATCTTCGCCTCGGTGGCCATCGCCCTGGCCTACTTCGCCTACCGGCGCGGGCTGCCGCTGACCCTGCGCTCGGTCTTCTACCCCCTCATCGGCCACCGGATCCACGGGATCCCCGGCCACGCCGTGGACATCTTCGCCGTCGTGGCCACGGTGGTCGGCGTGGCCACCACCCTGGGGCTGGGGGCGCAGCAGATGGGGACCGGGCTGTCGGAGCTCTTCGGCTGGGAGCAGAGCCAGCAGTCCCAGCTCATCGTCATCGCGGTGGTGACCATCGCCGCCACCGCTTCGGTGGCCTCCGGCGTGCGCCGCGGGGTGCGGCGGCTGTCGGAGCTGAATATCTGGCTCTCCATGGTCCTGCTCGCCTTCTTCCTGGTGCTGGGGCCCACGTGGACCCTGTTCGGCTATCTCTTCCAGTCCACCGGCGAGTATCTGCAGAACTTCCTGGCCCACTCCTTCTGGACGGGGGTGGATGACCACGACAACTGGCACGCCGAGTGGACGGTCTTCTACTGGGGCTGGTGGCTGGCCTGGTCCCCCTTCGTCGGGATGTTCATCGCCCGGATCTCCCGGGGGCGGACGCTGCGCGAGTTCGTCTTCGGCGTGCTGCTGATGCCGACCATCTTCAATTTCGTCTACATCGCCGCCCTGGGCGGGACCGCCATCGAGATGGAGCTGGCCGGGAAGGACGGGATCGCCGCCGCCGTGCAGCAGGATGTCACCGTGGCCCTGTATCGGACCCTGGAGGTCCTGGCGCCCCTGGAGTGGCTGGGCGTGGCCGCCTCGGCGGTGGCGACGCTGCTCATCGCCGTCTACTTCATCACCTCGGCGGACTCCGGGACACTGGTCATCAATACCATCATGTCCAGCGGGAATCCCCATCCGCCCATGGTCCACCGGGTGATCTGGGGGCTCGCCATCGGCTTCCTCACCGCGGTGCTGGTGGTCGCCGGCGGGGTGGCCACGCTGCAGGACGCGGTCATCGCCGCCGCCCTGCCCTTCTCCTTCGTGCTCATCGTCATGACCTGGGGGATGGTCCAGGGGCTGCGCGAGGAGCGGGTGGCGCCGCGGCCCGGCCGCAAGCAGCGGCTCTCCGCCGAGCCCTGGACGGGCGCGGATACCGACGCGGAACTCTAG